The following proteins come from a genomic window of Malus domestica chromosome 02, GDT2T_hap1:
- the LOC114820687 gene encoding uncharacterized protein gives MESKTLAVTAQSRQLAVVNFRGLSHATKAFRLLVVLACTLVYLTTCGQCSGDGLQMLSKYDVCGSYGDNLDVALADNFLGDTSLDRGFPRTHFNIDRICTSSHLFCFPSTLPGFLGHKLKVADFGVSGKQSDDISSIGSTEDSKLTNNKSWSSDNGVFKLFNGGIVSCSLNSKKATNEFSSIQADRSNQNYLSSCRGPLLYQKSTNFRPNKNIEMTKFSSFNGSPSPHVEISPAVLDWGQKYMYFPSLAFLTVANTCNDTILHVYEPFSTDMQFYPCNFSGTTLGPGETASICYVYLPRWLGLSSAHLILQTSSGGFLVQAKGFAIESPYGIHPLLGLDVSSRGRWSKNLSLFNSFDQIFHVEEVTTWILVSQEHTSHHAEATCSTEKLQGSDELGLLGVNERLVVSSGQVGLPLLAMRPLRNWEIGPHSSETIIEIDFSIESKGKIFGAICMQLLRPSEDKSDTIMLPFEAEVDGTATNDDLAGSISAYLQVLVPYSANETSAVAISLKNSAPYLLRLLEITEVADGRTLQIKYTEGLLLFPGSETYVAVVACTEPHVELDGHCKLLIQTNDSSSSQIEIPCQDVIHICSKHWNDSTIEYEHQSESSELGDMQTESSESGTRWPSPIKAMEAAEADELVLQNWKSQDTRSGMSVLTDREVFFPMLQVGSHNSKWITVKNPSQEPVVMQLILNSGEIIDRCKSPDGLIQPPSSGSVVYNGSTSPSRYGFSIAENALTEAYVQPNGRASLGPVLFHPSNRCEWRSSALIRNNLSGVEWLSLRGIGGSLSLLLLEESEPVQSVEFNLSLQIPLNFSPPDRFRMEDVTHSCLQPLSRQLYAKNTGDLPLEVRRITVSGKECRMDGFMVQTCKGFALEPGESAKLLISYHTDFSAALVQRDLELVLNSGILVIPMKASIPLHMISICQKSVVWMRVKKYSSVVFLVVSLVFLVFWYTLPQVPAFCSDDCFCTSRKCSLVTSKSSSGKSSHVHNYRDSRFSVSGEINSSVKSVREDRTSMQASSVGRYPDDQAGASEQERFAQHANQILQGHEQTNSLSDTTKNKATAFSLVSKSVSAGNPDELEASQPGNLTVKTGQEKGRRRKKRKGSGAKLTGLLEVSSSQSGNSTPSSPLSPVTSVTPKQTWPLSTDVSQAVEARNPFTQVAQQHFQKSHVFKSASKANLSQPEVSLKYCNNHPTFASQVQPPEPRKPPARPVLLPSATFPGSSRSASNLACSTSFLASTSPISPHARAPGSKLCDRKIADEEKARLGDEYTYDIWGDHFPRLKLNGGRSKDVTSLTSSTTESDSNSFFVKGPQALMAKSPSRSVSFFHQDGY, from the exons ATGGAGTCCAAAACCCTAGCAGTCACAGCTCAGAGCCGCCAGCTCGCCGTCGTCAACTTCCG GGGATTGTCACATGCAACCAAAGCATTCCGTTTACTTGTGGTTTTAGCGTGCACCCTCGTTTACCTTACTACATGTGGGCAATGCTCTGGGGATGGGTTGCAGATGTTATCGAAATATGATGTTTGTGGATCATATGGAGATAATTTGGATGTGGCCTTGGCGGATAATTTTCTCGGTGACACCAGTTTGGACCGTGGATTTCCAAGAACCCACTTCAATATTGATAGGATTTGTACTAGctcccatttattctgctttcCGTCAACATTACCTGGTTTCTTGGGGCATAAACTCAAAGTGGCTGATTTTGGAGTTTCGGGGAAACAGTCTGATGATATATCATCTATAGGATCAACTGAAGATAGCAAGTTGACAAATAACAAAAGTTGGTCATCGGACAATGGCGTGTTTAAGTTATTTAATGGAGGGATTGTTTCTTGTTCTTTGAACTCCAAAAAGGCTACTAATGAGTTTTCATCCATTCAAGCTGATAGATCCAATCAAAACTATCTTTCTTCGTGTAGAGGACCTTTACTTTATCAGAAGAGCACAAATTTTAGGCCAAACAAGAACATTGAGATGACCAAATTTAGTTCTTTCAATGGTTCACCCTCACCCCATGTAGAAATTAGCCCTGCTGTATTGGATTGGGGACAAAAGTATATGTATTTTCCGTCATTAGCTTTCTTAACTGTGGCAAATACATGCAATGACACCATTTTACATGTTTATGAGCCATTCAGTACTGACATGCAGTTCTATCCTTGCAACTTTAGTGGGACTACGTTAGGACCTGGTGAAACAGCTTCAATTTGTTATGTATATTTACCTAGATGGTTGGGCTTGTCCTCTGCTCACCTAATTTTGCAGACAAGCTCAGGTGGTTTCTTGGTTCAGGCGAAAGGTTTTGCCATAGAGTCTCCTTACGGGATTCATCCTTTATTAGGCCTGGATGTTTCTTCCAGGGGAAGGTGGAGTAAGAATTTGTCGTTGTTTAActcatttgatcaaattttccaTGTGGAGGAAGTAACAACATGGATATTAGTGTCTCAGGAGCATACCTCCCATCATGCAGAGGCAACATGTAGTACTGAAAAACTTCAAGGTTCTGATGAACTTGGGTTGCTGGGTGTTAATGAACGTCTGGTTGTTAGTTCTGGCCAAGTTGGTTTGCCTCTTCTGGCCATGAGGCCCCTTAGGAACTGGGAGATTGGTCCACACAGCAGTGAAACTATCATAGAAATAGACTTCTCAATTGAATCGAAGGGAAAAATTTTTGGTGCAATTTGTATGCAGTTGCTAAGGCCTTCTGAGGACAAGTCTGATACTATTATGCTTCCTTTTGAGGCTGAAGTGGATGGAACAGCAACGAATGATGATCTTGCAGGATCTATCTCAGCATATCTTCAGGTTTTGGTCCCCTATTCTGCCAATGAGACTTCTGCTGTTGCTATATCTCTGAAGAATTCTGCCCCTTACCTCTTGAGACTTCTTGAGATTACTGAAGTTGCGGATGGTAGAACTTTGCAGATTAAGTACACTGAAGGCTTGCTACTTTTCCCTGGCAGTGAAACATATGTTGCTGTTGTTGCTTGTACTGAGCCACATGTCGAATTAGATGGTCACTGTAAATTACTTATACAGACAAATGACTCAAGTAGCTCGCAGATTGAAATTCCTTGCCAGGATGTTATTCATATATGTTCAAAACATTGGAATGATTCCACCATTGAATATGAACATCAGTCTGAAAGTAGTGAATTGGGTGATATGCAGACAGAGTCCTCTGAAAGTGGCACGCGGTGGCCATCACCGATCAAG GCAATGGAGGCAGCAGAAGCAGATGAACTGGTGCTACAAAACTGGAAATCTCAAGATACCAGAAGTGGCATGTCTGTGCTAACTGATCGTGAGGTATTCTTCCCAATGCTTCAGGTAGGAAGTCACAACTCTAAATGGATCACTGTAAAGAATCCTAGCCAAGAACCGGTAGTGATGCAGCTTATACTGAACTCAGGGGAGATTATTGATCGATGTAAGAGTCCAGATGGTCTTATACAGCCTCCTTCATCTGGTAGTGTGGTTTATAATGGATCCACTTCTCCAAGTAGGTATGGGTTCTCGATAGCAGAAAATGCACTAACAGAGGCTTATGTTCAACCCAATGGTAGAGCATCTCTTGGACCAGTATTGTTTCACCCTTCAAATCGATGTGAGTGGAGAAGTTCGGCCCTGATAAGAAACAATCTTTCTGGTGTGGAGTGGTTATCTCTGAGGGGAATTGGAGGGTCGCTATCCTTGCTTCTCCTTGAAGAGTCTGAGCCTGTTCAGAGTGTAGAATTCAACCTCAGTTTACAAATTCCTCTAAACTTTTCTCCTCCAGACAGGTTTCGCATGGAAGATGTCACTCATTCTTGTTTACAGCCATTATCAAGGCAGCTCTATGCGAAGAATACTGGAGACCTGCCTCTGGAGGTTAGAAGAATCACGGTGTCCGGAAAAGAGTGCCGGATGGATGGGTTTATGGTACAAACTTGCAAAGGTTTTGCTCTTGAACCTGGAGAATCAGCAAAACTTCTGATATCATACCACACTGATTTTTCTGCAGCCTTGGTACAGCGGGATCTTGAGCTGGTCTTGAATTCTGGTATTCTGGTGATACCCATGAAGGCAAGCATCCCTTTGCATATGATCAGTATATGCCAGAAATCAGTGGTCTGGATGCGCGTTAAAAAATACTCCTCAGTAGTATTTCTTGTTGTCTCCTTGGTGTTTCTAGTATTTTGGTATACATTGCCCCAGGTACCCGCCTTTTGTTCGGATGACTGTTTCTGCACAAGCAGAAAATGTTCCTTGGTTACTTCTAAAAGTAGTTCAGGAAAATCATCTCATGTGCATAACTATAGAGACAGTAGATTTTCTGTGTCTGGTGAGATAAACAGTTCGGTAAAATCAGTTCGAGAAGATAGAACCTCAATGCAGGCATCATCTGTTGGTAGGTATCCGGATGACCAGGCTGGGGCCTCAGAGCAGGAAAGATTTGCTCAACATGCAAATCAAATTCTTCAAGGTCATGAACAAACTAATTCTTTGTCAGATACAACAAAGAACAAAGCCACGGCCTTCTCATTGGTGTCTAAATCTGTGTCAGCTGGGAATCCCGATGAACTAGAAGCATCCCAACCTGGTAACCTCACAGTCAAAACTGGACAGGAAAAGGGTAGAAGGCGTAAGAAGAGAAAGGGTTCCGGTGCTAAGTTAACAGGACTTCTTGAAGTTTCAAGTAGTCAAAGTGGAAATTCTACACCTTCATCACCCTTGTCTCCAGTCACATCTGTAACACCAAAACAGACCTGGCCGCTATCAACTGATGTGAGCCAAGCTGTAGAGGCCAGGAATCCATTTACTCAAGTGGCTCAACAACACTTCCAGAAGAGTCATGTCTTTAAATCTGCTTCTAAGGCAAACTTATCACAGCCTGAGGTCTCTCTAAAATATTGCAATAACCATCCAACTTTTGCTTCTCAAGTGCAGCCACCAGAACCAAGAAAACCTCCGGCTAGACCTGTTTTGTTGCCTTCTGCCACCTTTCCTGGTTCCAGTAGGTCTGCATCTAATTTGGCATGCTCAACCTCTTTTCTGGCTTCAACCTCACCTATTTCTCCACATGCTAGAGCCCCTGGGTCCAAACTCTGTGATCGGAAAATTGCTGACGAAGAAAAGGCTCGGCTTGGGGATGAATATACATATGATATCTGGGGTGATCATTTTCCTAGGCTTAAGTTGAATGGTGGTAGGTCAAAGGATGTCACTTCTCTGACCTCCAGCACTACAGAGAGCGACTCTAATAGCTTCTTTGTAAAGGGTCCACAAGCCCTCATGGCAAAGTCTCCATCGAGATCTGTAAGTTTTTTCCATCAAGATGgttattga